Genomic window (Desulforapulum autotrophicum HRM2):
GTGGGACCCGAATCTCCGGAACTGCTCATCATCACCACCTCCATCTGCGATCTCTACAGCAGGGAGGTGGTAAACCTTCTTGATATCGGCACCAGGGTCGGCATCTTCAAAATCGGCACCACCTGGCCCCTTCCGGAAAAGTGTGTGACAGAGCGGCTGGCAAAGACAAAACAAATCCTTTTTGTCGAAGAAGTGCAACCCTTTATTGAAGAGGCGGTCAAGGTGCTTGCCGCCGGGTCCGACCTTGATCTTTCAGCAATCACCTTTTACGGGAAATACAGTCGTCACATTCCCTTGACAGGGGAGATGAATCCGGAGTTCGTCACACAGGCCCTCTGCACCATCCTTGATCTGCCACTACCGGCCTCCCATGACAAAAATTCCCGACTGGCCATGCCGGAAATCTCCATACCGCCCAGGGAGATTTCGTTCTGTCCCGGGTGCCCCCACCGGGCCTCGTTCTTTTCCATCAACACCGTGCTCAGTCTTGATTCCCGCCAGGGGTTTACCTGTGGAGATATCGGATGCTACTCCATGGGCATGCTGCCGGGCGGCTTTTTCACCCTCAAAACCCTCCACTCCATGGGATCGGGGTCAGGACTTGCAAGCGGGTTTGGAAAGCTTCGTCAATTCGGCATGAAACAACCCGTGGTGGCCGTATGCGGGGATTCCACCTTTTTCCACTCTGCCATGCCCCCCCTGGTCAACGCCATCCACAACAGCGCCTGCTTCACCCTGATCATTTTAGACAACAGCGGCACGGCCATGACCGGGTTCCAGCCCCATCCGGGACTGCCCGTTGACACCTGTGGAAAACCAGCCCCACCCATGGACATTGAAGGCATATGCCGGGCCATGGGAGCAACCACCCGGGTCTGTGATCCCTTTGACCTGAAAGCCACCCAGCAACAACTGCTTGAATTTATCAAAGACGACACCGGGGTGAACGTGCTGATCCTGAGACAGGCCTGCGCACTGAGCCCCCAGAAACGCCATACCAGGGCATTTGAGGTGACCGTGGATCCGGCCCTCTGCATAGGAGAACGCTGCGGCTGTAACCGCATCTGCACCCGGGTCTTCAGCTGCCCTGGGCTGATCTGGGACGCTGAGAACAACCGGGCGGCCATCAACAGCGTACTCTGCGCGGGCTGCGGTGTCTGCGCTGCCATCTGCCCCCAGAACGCCATCCAGAAA
Coding sequences:
- a CDS encoding thiamine pyrophosphate-dependent enzyme gives rise to the protein MSLLTRDNPGETHLMMGNEAIVRGALEAGISVAAGYPGTPSSEIIETLAKISTDIYTEWSVNEKVALEVAAAASFAGLRSLAVMKQPGVNVAADFLMHLALSGVRGGMVLLVADDPGALSSINEGESRLYAKLMEIPMLEPGNFQEAKDMTRWAFELSESLNMLVMVRTVTRLSHASGNVTLGDLPNPKREAFFRFDGDMLDPMEGPIMTPPVAFKHRAQQRKLELAAEHFETSPYNTYVGPESPELLIITTSICDLYSREVVNLLDIGTRVGIFKIGTTWPLPEKCVTERLAKTKQILFVEEVQPFIEEAVKVLAAGSDLDLSAITFYGKYSRHIPLTGEMNPEFVTQALCTILDLPLPASHDKNSRLAMPEISIPPREISFCPGCPHRASFFSINTVLSLDSRQGFTCGDIGCYSMGMLPGGFFTLKTLHSMGSGSGLASGFGKLRQFGMKQPVVAVCGDSTFFHSAMPPLVNAIHNSACFTLIILDNSGTAMTGFQPHPGLPVDTCGKPAPPMDIEGICRAMGATTRVCDPFDLKATQQQLLEFIKDDTGVNVLILRQACALSPQKRHTRAFEVTVDPALCIGERCGCNRICTRVFSCPGLIWDAENNRAAINSVLCAGCGVCAAICPQNAIQKKEIQ